Sequence from the Fragaria vesca subsp. vesca linkage group LG4, FraVesHawaii_1.0, whole genome shotgun sequence genome:
CTTTGCACGTTGCAAAAGAGGAATGAATGGTAGGTTTGTTCTCATTGTGCAGCAAAAACAACTCCAGATATTCAGAAAAAGTAGAAGATCATGGATTAGTATATGAATTATCAGCAATAAGTAGATTTTGGGAGATTAAATTCTATTATGAATCACTATAGATTCTTATATGATGCCTGGTTAAGTGGCCCAGCATAGCTAAAGTTCATGATGAATGAGGTTGATCCTCATTATGACTATATCTAATATAAGAATTCTTTGATATGATTTCCTCTATGGAAATGCCATTGTTTCATAATATATGAGATTACCTAACAGTACCACAGTTGGAAAATGTGTCAAACCAAGAAATATGTAGGCTTTATATGAACCTTGCCATGAAAGCAAAGCTTCCCCTTTTCTCTTTCATTTACCAATAAGCTCCATCTGCTTATTTTTATTAGTGCTCCAAGGGCTTTTATTATGTTATCCCCTTTTGATGGAAATATTATACATAGAGTGGAGAAAAGCTCAACAACTTTTGTGTTTTATCATGTCCTTTTTAAGGGCATGTATAGGGAGGGACACTTCCAAAATTTCACAAGCAGGTTGTCTTTAACTGAGAGGAGAGATGCTTATGAATTTCCTTTTCTTTGCCTACTATCTATCATGTTCCTCAATTTAGGGGTTATGATGCAGACTAGCTTCAAGAGTTGCTTATGTTGTTTTCTGTTTGGCAACCCACCTTTCACTCTTTTTCTTTTTTTCTTTCTTTCCTTTTTGCAAATTTATTGATAATATATGTCACAAAGGGTCATTTCATAAGGTTCAAGTTATGTTGCTTCCTTCAGAATCAGGAAGACCAAAGCTGGAGATGGAAGAGAATGAGAGAAAGAATAAACCATTTCTGAATTAAACTGATTGACATGGAAGAGAATGAGAGAAGAGAATCTGTAGCCATTCCCGTTGAGCTAGTACGATTACTAATATCAATTGCACATATAAAGTTGCATAATAACAAAAAATGCTCAAGAATCAGTTAGATCCAGCTCCCTCCTTGTCAAGGTTTCATCGGCCATGGAGGAGTCTGATTACGTATTCCTCGTCCTCTTTATTCCGTAATATTAGTAACAGTGAATTCAATAACATTCCATTGCTGATAACTAAAAACGCCCTATATATGCATATGATTCACAAATCTATGAAGCTATTACTTACATAAAAAAATTGGACTTGCATCCGCAATACGATCCCATCTCAGTTATTGACCCAAAAAGAAACACTTATCTGAGTAGTATGTGTAAAGAGAAAATAAGAAAAATAAATAGAAAATCTAAAAGAAAAACAATTGGTATAAACAACAGCCCAAGGCAGCATCCATCATAATGAAGAGGTGTCGAAATCTGCGGAAGATTTGTGATTGTGATTATAAGTAATGTCTGAGCTGGGATGATCGATTTCCTTGCGTGATGCTTCCCAGAGTTGTTTTTCAATTCCCAGCTTCCTCAGCTCCAACAAACCTCCCTCCACTGCCGCAAGTTGTCATTTGTATGTTTAGTATAAAACAATAGAACAGAAATGATATTTCCCAATAATAACCAGTTTTTCTTCATTCATTTTGTTCTGTTGTTTCTGAAATTCTATATCATTTCCGGACAAATTCTAAATCGTTGGATTTTAGTGCAGGACTTGAGACTTTGTAACAGGTGAATTATATTATGTTCATGTATTTAGGCATGCCTAAGCTTGGTAACATCAGTAATAGTGTAGCTTACCATCCACAGCATCATGTGAAGTCGGTGACTGTGTGCTGCTACGGCTTATGTGGCTTATCCATAACTGAAGCCTATCATCTGCTATATCGTCTTCGACACCGTGTATTTTAGCTCTTTTCCAAAAGTAAGCCAGCCAAGCCTGCACATATCAGTGGTCTTGAAAAACATGTCGACTCAAATAATAAATTGTCTTCTTTCCACAACTAATAGAGATCACGACAAAAAGGGGTTGAAGCAGGCTTTATATATTCATGGCAAAGAAACTGACCTCTTTAAAACGAATATCATTAATCTCCTCTTCACTAAGTTCTGCAGGAAGAAAAGAAAAAAGTAAATAGTAATACCACACTGAAATCCATCTATAAACTTGCTGTGTAAACAATGGGTGAGAGTATAACATGAATTAACTTGAAGCATACTTTAAAAAGCTTTGGAAACACAATCCACTTGAGTCCTAGAGAATCGGCCAAACACAATTATACCACTTTTGGGTAAGGAGAGAGTGAAAGAAATACGCTACCATACTGATTATTTTATTTTCTTGTTTTAGAAAACAAACAAATGATGCCCTAAACTGCTGCAAATTATGAAAAAAAACAAATCATCTTTACTATTCACTCTAATGCCTTTCACCTAAGCCCATCCCAAAATGTTAATGGGTAATATCATACATATGTTACGAGAAAACTAGTTCTGAGATAATTTTATGGATAGTCCAACAATCATTTTTTGTATGTTATGATTTATATGTGAGACTATTTCTTCATCTTAGCACATCTGACAGATCAAAGAATATCATTCTTACCAAATGCCTCCATAAACTTGGGATCACCGGTTGATTTTGAATCTGAATTACAAACAAAAGTATAAGTAAGCTTTTTTCTAAACTACAATCTCCTATCCACAATTAAGAAAGAAAAATGCAGAAATTTCGGATATCTGTATGTTATCAAGCATGAATTTACCAGACCAAAAAAAATATATGAAAGAGTTTGATAGTGAGAACAAGATGTCTGGCGATACAACATATGAGCCATACAAGATGTTATAATCAGATTGAGGACTAATAATAACAATTTCAGGAAAGTATTACATAGTCTATAATTTAGAACATTTCAGGAAAGCATCACATTATTCATTTCCTCCATAAAATCTTCAGGACATCAAATGAAGAAAGAAGAGTTTATAGATTCGCATTGATAAACAGACAGCAATGGAACAATATCATGTCTATGGTGAGCAAACCCGAGATAGCAATGAAACATACCAAAAGCTGACTGCCGAATAGAATCTGGACGTCTATGCCGGGCCAATGCAAGCGCGACAGCATCCTCAACCTAAACAAAACAGTGATATAATGGAGAAATTAGAAGTACAGAAAAAAGAAATCAGAACAGTCGTATACTTATATTTTCGACCAACACGTGACAAAGTAAATCCAAATCCATATAATGGAGTGGCCTGTCATAGGGTGGGAGATAGAAAAGAGACTTCACCACTCATTTGGTGTTAAGAATAAAAAAGAATTGTCAGCTATTTCAATCCTCCACTTTTAGATGAATTGCAGGGACAGTATACCCTCGTCTGGTTGTACAGACTATTAAACACATGCAAAGAAGTAGTTTTTTTTTTTTTTTAAAAAAAAGTCTCTCCTAGGATATGAGTGCCGCGCCCAACTCAAAAGTATAAATCGTCCCCGACCCTCTCCTTCCCCTCCCATTTTTCTTTAATTTTCCATCTTACTGAATATACTGTCAGTATATACTATAGAATTAGGAACAGACCTTTAGAGAGGCTAATTCCCTCAATCCCATTTCCACAGAAAGCATACTCTCAATATTTCCTTCCCCAGTGAGGTCACTCAAATCACGATTACTTCTATCTGGATCATCACCACCTGCAAGACAACATTCGGTACATGACAAGAAAAACAATATCAAATAAAAGGTATAGGATAATATTTGTTTGAAACAATGAAGGGATCTACTAACTTTTTTCCCAAGATTCATCCTTAGCCTTTTGTCCAGCAGAAATGATGACTTCATACGGAAGAGGAGCTAAAGATGACCAATGTTCATGCTTTGATTCTGCTATATCCGCACATATGCCTAAAAAGATAAAAGGAGAACAGAACATACACTTAGAAATTAGTAGGAGGAAAATTTATAACTACATATATTACAACAAACAGTTATGTACCCTTTCTCACTGTTAAGACTTAAAGGAATCATCGTCAAAGGAATAACAGTAAGTTGGAAACTAATAAATCACCAAAAATTGGCTTCATCAAGCATATATATCAGTTTTAAGCATGTGGTTTATGCTCTTTATAGAAAGAGAAGATGGAAAAAATTAAATACCATGCTGCACAGCTAGAGCCCAGTAGCGAGAAAGCCAACATCGCTTGAGAACAACTTCCTCCTACAAGAAAGATGCATTGGTAAACTTACCATCATGAACAGCTGAACAAAATTCTCACTTGAGTATTAGAAAACAAACCATCTCTTCTTTTGTTAAAATCATTCTTTGTGTCTTTGAGCGAAGAGTGTTCGCTTCAGATTCTGCTTCTCGGAGCTTTTCCGCTGCTGCTTCAGCACTGTCTTTTAGGTTCTGAATATAGAGAAGTAAATATAAGAAGCAACTCCTGAATATCTAACAGATTAACTTCACTGAGATCGAAAGCAATTACCTCAACTTCTGAATGAAGAGTGGCAATTTCCTTATCTTTCCCGTCCTCATTTTGTCTTGCAGCATCTAGAGCGGCCTGTGAATAAATGCTTTGTTGTCTAAGAAAAACCACTGAAGGAGCATAATGCATCTATGCAAACCTATTTTAATCTCCCCAATTACCTGTCTTTGACGCAAGTTTTCCTCCTTCCTGCAGGTGAATCATTCAAATAATCAGAACCAAGCATAAAAAAAAAACAGAACAGATGCAAAACAACTTGATTTCACCTGCTCAACAATCTGGCTTCCAGGGATACACCTTCACCAAGTGTTGCAACCTGTGAAAGAAAAATTGAACGTGAAGATAGCTACAAAACTAGCACAAACTTCTTTATTTGAACTTGAACTCAACAGCCATAAGTAGATGCAATGAAAATAAACATTTAATATTAACTCCAATAGAAATCATCTTTTACTGGAAAGAAACTTCACAACCAGACATATGATTATAGCTACCTGAAGCTGTAACTGTGACAAAGGTATCAGCCTTGAACTAATTTGGATCACTTTATTTGCAAGCTATATATAGAAATTCATACCTGTTTCTCAAGCTCCTTAGCTCTGGCTTCTGCTTGTTCACACCTTTCTTCAGCGCTTCGAAGCTGCACAAAATACTCTGGCATAAGTGTTACGCGTATTAGATTTGAATTATTTGCAATTATGGGGTTTGCAAGAAGAGCGCACCTTGTCAAGAATATTCTCGTTTTCTTCTTGTACCATATCAAGCTGCAAGTACGATATATGTTAGCTTCATAAGATTGCTTTGAAATACAAATATTTCAGAAGATACCAAACTTAAGATGGCAGTGACTATCTAAGTACATCCTCGAAAGTACAGTATAATTTCAAGTTTTGTTCTAAACAGAGATTGAGTAGCATACTTCATCACGTAGAGCAGCAACTTCACGCTCATCTCCTGGGGCTTGTGAGTTAAGCTGTCCAATGTCCCGTGTAAACCTGTGCCAATAACGTATTATATATAGAACGAGCTACATAAACTTCAAAAACATCTACTAGATAGAACAAGTTGACCCTAATTATAGGTACTTGCCTTTTATCTCTGTTCCTATTTGACGGAGGATCAATTGGAGGTATGGATGCTGGAGTCCTAATAGAGGTCTTACTGGCTGGCACTACAGTCCCTGCACGAACCGACACTGAGGGTCTTCCTGCTGATGCTGAACGAACTGAAGTAGTATGCTCTACAAAGTTCCGAGCAAACTAATTACAATACAAGAATCACAATTAGCCATAATGTAGCCACAATCGAATTCACAAAAATAACAGTACATTATTGAACTATGACAAGAATCAAAACCACAGCATATAATAACACTCCGAAACTCGAATTAACACAAAGAAGCCGAAATTCTAATCAGAGTTCCAAAAGCATGCTCATACTCGTTTCACTCTAATACAGTCAAAAACAGATTCAGAGTAGCTAACATTCAGATCTCAAAATAAACACCAAAATCAAACAGACTCGGTTTCCACATGATTCAAATCAGCATCGTAATTTAAATTAGGCTCGGAAATTACCGCCGGAGACGGAGATCTAGCAGGCCGAGTCGTCGAAATCGCCGGAAGGCCACTCCCGCCGTTATTGGCGCCATTGCTGGAGTAAGCAGACGGCGCATGAGGTTGCCGAGCAGGGAATCGGTAACCGACGTCATCATCGTCGTCGTCGTCTTCATCGGCAGTCGTCTGCGACGCCATGACCTGGGCAAGGCGCTGCGCGGCGGCTTTGGCGGCGACGTTCTGGTTGCGCTTGACGGTGGAGAATCCAGTGGCGGAAGGATTGAGGCGCGACTGAGGATGCGCCGGCGACATCGCCGGAGATGAGCCTGGGCTGCTGGAACCTCCGCTCCACTGCCGCGCGTACACTGGACTCGCTTGTCTCCTCCGATCCATTGTGTTTGGATTGTAGCTATGTATATATAGCTTTGTGGATTTTCAGTGTGACATGGTAGACGAAGCTAGATTTTGTCGAAGGAATCGAAGGGAATATAGGGAGGGGTGGA
This genomic interval carries:
- the LOC101313693 gene encoding uncharacterized protein LOC101313693 isoform 1, translating into MDRRRQASPVYARQWSGGSSSPGSSPAMSPAHPQSRLNPSATGFSTVKRNQNVAAKAAAQRLAQVMASQTTADEDDDDDDDVGYRFPARQPHAPSAYSSNGANNGGSGLPAISTTRPARSPSPAFARNFVEHTTSVRSASAGRPSVSVRAGTVVPASKTSIRTPASIPPIDPPSNRNRDKRFTRDIGQLNSQAPGDEREVAALRDELDMVQEENENILDKLRSAEERCEQAEARAKELEKQVATLGEGVSLEARLLSRKEENLRQRQAALDAARQNEDGKDKEIATLHSEVENLKDSAEAAAEKLREAESEANTLRSKTQRMILTKEEMEEVVLKRCWLSRYWALAVQHGICADIAESKHEHWSSLAPLPYEVIISAGQKAKDESWEKSGDDPDRSNRDLSDLTGEGNIESMLSVEMGLRELASLKVEDAVALALARHRRPDSIRQSAFDSKSTGDPKFMEAFELSEEEINDIRFKEAWLAYFWKRAKIHGVEDDIADDRLQLWISHISRSSTQSPTSHDAVDVEGGLLELRKLGIEKQLWEASRKEIDHPSSDITYNHNHKSSADFDTSSL
- the LOC101313693 gene encoding uncharacterized protein LOC101313693 isoform 2, which codes for MDRRRQASPVYARQWSGGSSSPGSSPAMSPAHPQSRLNPSATGFSTVKRNQNVAAKAAAQRLAQVMASQTTADEDDDDDDDVGYRFPARQPHAPSAYSSNGANNGGSGLPAISTTRPARSPSPAFARNFVEHTTSVRSASAGRPSVSVRAGTVVPASKTSIRTPASIPPIDPPSNRNRDKRQLNSQAPGDEREVAALRDELDMVQEENENILDKLRSAEERCEQAEARAKELEKQVATLGEGVSLEARLLSRKEENLRQRQAALDAARQNEDGKDKEIATLHSEVENLKDSAEAAAEKLREAESEANTLRSKTQRMILTKEEMEEVVLKRCWLSRYWALAVQHGICADIAESKHEHWSSLAPLPYEVIISAGQKAKDESWEKSGDDPDRSNRDLSDLTGEGNIESMLSVEMGLRELASLKVEDAVALALARHRRPDSIRQSAFDSKSTGDPKFMEAFELSEEEINDIRFKEAWLAYFWKRAKIHGVEDDIADDRLQLWISHISRSSTQSPTSHDAVDVEGGLLELRKLGIEKQLWEASRKEIDHPSSDITYNHNHKSSADFDTSSL